A window of the Oncorhynchus masou masou isolate Uvic2021 unplaced genomic scaffold, UVic_Omas_1.1 unplaced_scaffold_1625, whole genome shotgun sequence genome harbors these coding sequences:
- the LOC135531527 gene encoding cilia- and flagella-associated protein 251-like isoform X3, with translation MSSLSYSSPDKEEVYWTEKEALVKEEEEEKYVTIQKQIEGETGTVKEEEKDVSVKEEEDAFRVKEEEDVTVKEEEEEREEDAVFGVKEEEDEMTVTLKEEETGDLIKTRENHHSPISQQPIINQKTHLLQFPDLSQFLPHGLKTPFVCSRAQLSSISL, from the exons atgagttcactaagcTACTCTTCTCCTGATAAAGAAGAAGTCtactggacggagaaagaagctctggtgaaagaggaggaggaagagaaatatgttacaatacaaaaacaaatagAGGGTGAGACTGGTactgtgaaagaagaagagaaagacgtttcagtgaaagaagaggaagacgcgttcagagtgaaagaggaggaggatgttacagtaaaagaagaggaggaagagcgagaggaggatgcagtttttggagtgaaagaggaggaggatgagatgactgtcacattgaaagaggaggagacaggagatctGATTAAGACCC gtgaaaatcatcactccccaatcagtcaacaaccaatcatcaatcagaagacacacctcctccaatttcctgacctatcacagttccttccccatggtttaaaaaccccatttgtttgttctagagctcagctcagctcaatctctctgtaa
- the LOC135531524 gene encoding zinc finger protein 239-like, with the protein MSSPSYSPPAKEEVCWTEKEGLWLNIVVKEEGEEEVSVKGEEEAFRMKEEEEEAISITLKEEEEPFGVEEEAISIKEEEEAWREEEETGDLINTRERPNSHDDSRNSPSGEPDPATPKPTRRHQCSHCGKSFPWLKALKQHKKKHSGEKPYLCSQCGMTFTWAGSLWGHKRIHSGEKPYHCSHCGKSFRKLGDLKAHERTHTGEKPYQCSQCGNSFSKLGNLKQHKRTHTGEKPYQCSQCGKSFSHSGSLKDHERRHRQEKPYQCSLCGKSFIKLGALNRHERTHTGGDKTYHCSLCEKSFNRLRHLNKHEIIHTQEEKTYHCSHCGKTFSQSEDLKSHERIERLCSDLCF; encoded by the exons ATGAGCTCTCCAAGCTACTCTCCTCCTGCTAAAGaagaggtctgctggacggagaaagagggtctgtggctgaacattgtcgtgaaagaagagggggaagaggaggtttcagtaaaaggagaggaagaagctttcagaatgaaagaggaggaagaggaggctatcAGTATCAcattgaaagaagaggaagaaccttttggagtggaagaggaggCGATCTCAATAAAAGAGGAGGAAGAAgcttggagagaagaagaggagactggagatctgattaacacca gagagagACCAAACTCTCATGATGACAGCAGGAATAGTCCTTCAGGGGAACCAGACCCGGCGACCCCCAAGCCAACGAGACGACATCAGtgctcccactgtggaaagagttttccCTGGTTAAAGGCCCTGAAGCAGCATAAGAAAAAACactctggagagaagccttatctCTGTTCTCAATGTGGAATGACTTTTACCTGGGCAGGAAGCCTATGGGGGCATAAGAGAATACactctggagagaagccttaccactgctcccactgtggaaagagttttaggaAGTTAGGTGACCTGAAGGCGCATGAGAGGacgcacacaggagaaaagccctaccaatgctcccagtgtggaaatagTTTTAGCAAGCTGGGGAACCTAAAACAGCAtaaaagaacacacacaggagaaaagccctaccaatgctcccagtgtggaaagagttttagccATTCAGGGAGCCTTAAAGACCATGAGAGGAGACACAGACAAGAAAAACCCTACCAATGTTCcctgtgtggaaagagttttatcAAGTTAGGGGCCCTGAATcggcatgagaggacacacactggAGGGGATAAAACATACCACTGCTCCCTGTGTGAAAAGAGTTTTAACAGGTTAAGACATCTGAATAAGCATGAAATAATacatacacaggaggagaagacataccactgctctcattgtggaaagacattttcccagtcagaggacctgaaatcacatgagagaatagagaggctctgttctgacTTGTGCTTTTAA
- the LOC135531527 gene encoding zinc finger protein 239-like isoform X1, which yields MSSLSYSSPDKEEVYWTEKEALVKEEEEEKYVTIQKQIEGETGTVKEEEKDVSVKEEEDAFRVKEEEDVTVKEEEEEREEDAVFGVKEEEDEMTVTLKEEETGDLIKTLERPDSPSDSGKSPLGEPDPETPKPAKRHHCSHCGKSFTKLRNLKEHERTHTGEKPFQCSQCGNSFSQLGSLKIHKRIHSGEKPYHCSHCGLTFTWLGSLKSHERIHTGEKPYHCSHCGKSFRWLEGLTKHERTHTGEKPYQCSHCGKSFTQLGNLKSHQRIHTQEEKTYHCSNCGKTFSRAEDLKSHERIERLCSDLCF from the exons atgagttcactaagcTACTCTTCTCCTGATAAAGAAGAAGTCtactggacggagaaagaagctctggtgaaagaggaggaggaagagaaatatgttacaatacaaaaacaaatagAGGGTGAGACTGGTactgtgaaagaagaagagaaagacgtttcagtgaaagaagaggaagacgcgttcagagtgaaagaggaggaggatgttacagtaaaagaagaggaggaagagcgagaggaggatgcagtttttggagtgaaagaggaggaggatgagatgactgtcacattgaaagaggaggagacaggagatctGATTAAGACCC TAGAGAGACCAGACTCTCCCTCTGACAGCGGGAAGAGTCCTTTAGGggaaccagacccagagacaccCAAACCAGCCAAACGACATCACTGCTCGCACTGCGGAAAGAGTTTTACTAAGTTACGAAACCTAAAAgagcatgagaggacacacacaggagaaaagccgttccaatgctcccagtgtggaaacaGTTTTAGTCAGTTAGGGAGCCTGAAAATACACAAGAGAATACactctggagagaagccttaccactgctcccattgTGGATTGACTTTTACCTGGTTAGGGAGCCTGAAgtcacatgagagaatacacacaggagaaaagccctaccactgttcccactgtggaaagagttttaggtGGTTAGAAGGCCTGACAaagcatgagaggacacacacaggagaaaagccctaCCAAtgctcccactgtggaaagagttttactcagttGGGGAACCTGAAATCACATCAGAGGATacatacacaggaggagaagacataccactgctctaattGTGGAAAGACATTTTCCCGGGCAGAGGACCTGAAATCACATGAGAGAATAGAGAGGCTGTGTTCTGACTTGTGTTTTTGA
- the LOC135531527 gene encoding zinc finger protein 239-like isoform X2, whose protein sequence is MSSLSYSSPDKEEVYWTEKEALVKEEEEEKYVTIQKQIEGETGTVKEEEKDVSVKEEEDAFRVKEEEDVTVKEEEEEREEDAVFGVKEEEDEMTVTLKEEETGDLIKTQRPDSPSDSGKSPLGEPDPETPKPAKRHHCSHCGKSFTKLRNLKEHERTHTGEKPFQCSQCGNSFSQLGSLKIHKRIHSGEKPYHCSHCGLTFTWLGSLKSHERIHTGEKPYHCSHCGKSFRWLEGLTKHERTHTGEKPYQCSHCGKSFTQLGNLKSHQRIHTQEEKTYHCSNCGKTFSRAEDLKSHERIERLCSDLCF, encoded by the exons atgagttcactaagcTACTCTTCTCCTGATAAAGAAGAAGTCtactggacggagaaagaagctctggtgaaagaggaggaggaagagaaatatgttacaatacaaaaacaaatagAGGGTGAGACTGGTactgtgaaagaagaagagaaagacgtttcagtgaaagaagaggaagacgcgttcagagtgaaagaggaggaggatgttacagtaaaagaagaggaggaagagcgagaggaggatgcagtttttggagtgaaagaggaggaggatgagatgactgtcacattgaaagaggaggagacaggagatctGATTAAGACCC AGAGACCAGACTCTCCCTCTGACAGCGGGAAGAGTCCTTTAGGggaaccagacccagagacaccCAAACCAGCCAAACGACATCACTGCTCGCACTGCGGAAAGAGTTTTACTAAGTTACGAAACCTAAAAgagcatgagaggacacacacaggagaaaagccgttccaatgctcccagtgtggaaacaGTTTTAGTCAGTTAGGGAGCCTGAAAATACACAAGAGAATACactctggagagaagccttaccactgctcccattgTGGATTGACTTTTACCTGGTTAGGGAGCCTGAAgtcacatgagagaatacacacaggagaaaagccctaccactgttcccactgtggaaagagttttaggtGGTTAGAAGGCCTGACAaagcatgagaggacacacacaggagaaaagccctaCCAAtgctcccactgtggaaagagttttactcagttGGGGAACCTGAAATCACATCAGAGGATacatacacaggaggagaagacataccactgctctaattGTGGAAAGACATTTTCCCGGGCAGAGGACCTGAAATCACATGAGAGAATAGAGAGGCTGTGTTCTGACTTGTGTTTTTGA